CCTATGGGGCCCGAGCCGCTCATCGATCAACTAACTGATGGATCGATCAACCCGTAGGCAATGGCTTTCACCACAAGCTGGGTACGGCCTTGAGCACCAAGCTTGCCAGTGGCATTGACGACATGCGTTTTCACTGTCTCGATTGAGATCAGCAGCTGATCAGCAACGGCTTGATTGCTGAGACCCAGAGCAATCAAGGAGACCACCTCGATCTCGCGATCTGAGAGCGGCTCCACCAAAGGTGGAAGTTGTGGCCGAGGCGTTTCCGAGCCCAAACGACGGATCTCCTCGGGGTAATAAACCTGACCCCCAGCAAGAGTTTGCAGCGCCTGAATGAAGTCGCCCCGGCCTGTTCCGAAGCTGGATTTGAACATCACGCCATCGGCATAGGCATCCATGGCCTCGCGCACGACTGCTTGCGTTTCACGAACGAGCACAATCAGGCTTTGACAGCTTGGCGACTCGGCATGGACCCTTTTGATCAGATCAATGCCATAACCGGTTTCCAGATCTGAACTGCAGATCAATAAATCAGGCTTGGTGCGCCGCACCAGCTCGAAGCCTTCATCCTCAGTGGTTGCAGCACCCAAGACCACAGGCCTTATCGGTTCAGTGAGACAAAGACACATCAAGGCCAAGCGATCGCCCATACAGACCACGATCCGCCGGCTCTGCAACAACTGAGCGGCTTGCTCAACAGCTCCTTTCAGAATTCGGGAGTCAAGGAGCAGCTCCATAACGAGTTCAACAGTGGTCTTGTTTTAGCTGGGTTCAACGGGTGCAACTGCCGAGCCCTCATGGCAAACGACACCGCGCATGCAATCGGAATATTGCTCACGTCCTAAACGCCAAGCTTCTTTCGCATTAGCCACCTGCACAGTTTTGGTCTGAAACTCTCCATCACGCAAAATGATCAAGTCGTAGGCGGGTGGCATGAAAGCTTCTGCGCACGCAACACCATTCAGCCCTATTCCAAGAGATCCAGCATCCCTCGGATGAGGGAGCAATCTCTGTTGAATTGAAACTCACTGACCGCTAATTCCCTTCAGTCAAAAAAGTTCCCGATAACTTGCCTGTTCCCAGTTCTGTTGCCATCAATGGTGCGTGGGAAACGCTCTTGGTGGGGCGCCCACGTCATGAGAGCGGAGGCGGCTTCTGTCGCCCCCTCTTCACACGAACAGCTTCAGCGTTTCGGCCTCAGGAGGCTTTGCTCTGTTCTGACTCATCTGCTTCTGAGCGAAGAAAACGTTTGCGCTGTGCCGACTCGTAGCCAGACAGTTCAACCTGTTTCTTCTCGATTGATTTGGGTTTGGGCTTGTCTAAACCCATCAGCAGGGGATGAATTCCTCTTCGGCTCATTTGACTTGTCCGGTTATTTGGATTCCGCGTCTTGGTCGGCATGACCCATCCACGTATTGAAATCATGTCGTGTTCAGATCAGCACTGCGGTGTGATTGGCGACAAATGAAATGGAACGTCGATTGTCATCCAGTGATGGATCGCGAGCCACTCAACCGAATGAAGCTGAGACCTTGGCACAGGCAACATGCTCTTTAGCCCTGCTGGCGTGAAACGTGACCTTGATCAGGCGCTCAAAACCCAGTCTTGGTTGGAGATCACAGCCAGACTGGAGCCAACCGAACCGCAGCCATGCTTCCACTGCTGGCAACAAGCCTGATCGCCATGACCGTGCCGGCAGCAGATGGACCCTGCCCGCAAAGCGTGATCGATCAGCTCAATGGCCTCTATCGCTGGCAGGTGCAACAGATGGATCAGCGCATGGATCAGGTGAAGTCTCTTTCCACTCAGCGCCAGCGCTTCTCACCCTCACTGTTCGAACTACTGATGGAGGCCAGGCAGCTCAGACCTTCGCGTGATGGCCGTTATCTGGATTTCGATGTGTTCAGCAATACCCAGGTCTCAACCTTCGGAGCCACTGTCATTGGCTGCAGTGCGGAGATCGGAAACAGCATCAAGGCTGCGGTAGATGTGCAAGCTGGCCTCAGAGGCAGATCAGGCGAACCCCCGCGCAAGTTGCTCTACGAACTGAACAAGGACAGCACAGGCAGCTGGCGGATCAGCGACATCACCTACCTCAATGAGCAGGTCTTTCAACTCAAGCCGTTTCTGCAGAAGCTGATCAAGTCAATGCCCTGATCCACAACCCCCACCAACGATCGGCAGCGGCCAAGCTGGAACACGAAGTCAACGACTCCGCTTGCGTAGCCCTGCCCCCCTGCTCTGGCGAGATGCCACGGCACGGCTCAATGCAATCGGCATCCCCGGGACGGTGGCGCTGCTCTGGGTAGCCCATCAGCAATACGGCCGTCTGCCTTGGGCCAGCACACTGCACCCGGCGATCCAGCTCGCCAAGGATGGCTTCATGCCAAGCCCGCGGCTGCTGCGTTCGATCAGCCTCGCCCAACGCATCGGAGCGGGTCACAGCAAAACGTTTCAAGCGCTCTACTTACCTGGCGGCAAGCCGCCCCCGGCAGATCAGATCTTCCGCAACCCGGCCCTTGCACGCACGCTGGAAGCACTGGCGCGAAACGGCGGACCTGATTTTTATCAAGGTGCTTTGGCCCGCCAGATCCTGCGAGAGATGGCCGCACTGCAGGCCAGAGAGCCTGAATTCCGCGGCTGGAGCGCAACCGATTTGGCCTCCTATGCCGTACTGCACCGCCAGCCGCTCTGCAGCGAGCAACTCGCGCATCGGGTCTGCACAATGCCGCCACCGAGCAGTGGCGGAGTGGGCCTGCTGCAGACCCTGGCATTGCTGAATCAGTCAACAGATCTCACGCTCTCCAGGGCTGCTGATCCAAACACCTGGCTGCAGCTCGCCAAGGCCCAGGCGTGGGCTGATGCCGACCGCCTTTACTGGGTGCATGACCCGATCAATGCAGCCGTCCCCGCCGCGGCCTTGCTGAATCCCAGTTACATCCGGGGCCGCTCCCAATCGATGCAGGCCATACCTACCGCTCAACCCACACCGGGACTGCCAGCAGGCATCGATCACTATCCCTACGGTCGCCCGGCCCAAGGCCACGAACAGGGCACCACACAGGTGACGATCGTGGATGGATTCGGCAACATCGCCAGCTACACCTCCTCGGTGGAGACGGTCTTCGGGAGTCGGCACCTGGTAGCCGGCATGGTGATGAATAATCAGCTCACCGACTTCGCCTTTGAACCCACGGTTGGGGACCAGCCGATCGCGAATCGACGCCTGCCCGGTCGCCGGCCGATGTCGTCGATGGCGCCATCCCTAGTATTCCGAGACGGCAAACCGGTGCTTGCACTCGGTAGCCCTGGCGGTCGCAGCATTCCCCATCTGCTTAGCCGAGTGCTGCTCGCCTCATTGATCTGGAACGAACCACCACAGCGGGCCGTGGGCCTGCCCCATCTCTCCAGCCGCGGCCAAAGACTCGTGCTGGAGCAAGATCCACCGATTCCCTGGCCGCTGTCGCTGGACCAGCTGCAAATCACTCATCAACCTGTACGCCTATAGCCCATCGGCAGCGGCACCGCTCTGGTGCAGAAGATCAACGGCCGCTGGCATGGAGCGGCCGACCCGCGCCGTGAAGGCACAGCCATGGCAATCTCTGATCCGAGTTCACACCATTCCAGGGTTCAAACGCAGGATCTGAAGCCAGAGCCTTAACGACCAATCACCAGCTCCCTCGCTAAAAAGAATTGGACTGCTGACCTAGCTCAATGAGCCCGCTTGCATGGCCTAGTGATTACTTATCAGCCAATGGCAACGGATTAAATATTCCATCTTTGCTGGATGATTTCAAGGCAAGCAGCGGGTTATTAGATGTCAATGCTGATGAAAATTCTATTTTTCGTTCGACGCTAGAGGCCTTGATCTGGTCTTATCCACTCAATCAAACTTTCCGTTTATATAACCTCAACACCCGCACTCAGGCGCCAGCAAACTCACTCTTTAAGCCTAGTTTTGCCGCCAGCTGGCTGAATGAGAGTTCATCACCAGCACCCAATGCTTCGGTGCTCTACATGCCCGCATGGATTGACCTCAGAAAAGTTGATGAAGCCGATCACGGGGAACAGGTGCTGCAGCTCCCTAAGAACCCAGATGATGCCTATTACATCCTTGCAGTTCTGGATGCTTACATCAACACCGTTGGATCGTTAGGGCCCAGAACGATCCCAAAGGGTGGATCTGAGTTTCCTCAACAGATTCTTTTGGTTGGGCCTGACAGCACTTATTACGGGAAGAGCATTCAAGAAGTCACAATCCAGGGAACCAAGTTGCCGGTGCTCCAGGTGGATACATCCTTGGCTTGGATCACGGCACGCATCGATACCAACACCCTGGACGCCGATGCAATGACAGCCACGCGGGCTTTCATCAACGGCACCAAAGATGACTTGGGTAGCGGTTTTCAGCTCACGTCTCTGAAGGACTTCAAGGAAACCGGAGTCGTCCCTTATTCCAAACCAATCAGTCAATCATCGCCGAATCAAGCAGCAAGCAGGACATGGGGAGAAATCCCCACGCATGCTGTGAAATTCTTCAAGCAAGTTTCTGAAGCACTGGCACTCAATCCTGTCCCTGCTGAACTTGAGACCAATGTCACACCTCCCCCTTATCAAATCTGGATCGGGAACCAGAACTCGCTACAGAATTCCGACACGCCTTACCAGCCTCCCTCTGCTCTCACACCTAAAGATCGGGCTGACCTCAATGCGCGCTTTGCCACGATCGGACTCAATCTGGAAACAGGTTTTTCCCTTCCCGTCAACTGGACAGCGCAGGAAAAAGTTGTCTTCCAGGAGGCCTATCGCTACGGCCTCGATCTGCTGAGTGAAGCCACCACCGCATTGGTGGAAGGCAACATGGATATCAACAATGGTTGGAATATCTCCAACGAAAATATCGGGGTTTACCCCAACACTTGGAGTTCATGGCTTGTTCGCGCTGGTGTTGCTGTTCAAGGAGGTGCAGCCAACATCCCCAATGACGCCGTCTATCCCACCACTGAAATCGATAACGAAGGTCATCCACTCACTAGTACCTATGACTACCAAATTGTCCTGCCGGCAATAGCAGACCAAGCTCCTCCCGAAACCGAAACGTATGCACCGGCCCAAGGCTTCTGGGCCTTCACGATTTACCAGCCAAACCCAGGGAATGCTTACCAGCCTTTCTTGATTGAGAACGCCATCCAGAACACGGCTTAT
Above is a window of Synechococcus sp. BIOS-U3-1 DNA encoding:
- a CDS encoding response regulator transcription factor; protein product: MELLLDSRILKGAVEQAAQLLQSRRIVVCMGDRLALMCLCLTEPIRPVVLGAATTEDEGFELVRRTKPDLLICSSDLETGYGIDLIKRVHAESPSCQSLIVLVRETQAVVREAMDAYADGVMFKSSFGTGRGDFIQALQTLAGGQVYYPEEIRRLGSETPRPQLPPLVEPLSDREIEVVSLIALGLSNQAVADQLLISIETVKTHVVNATGKLGAQGRTQLVVKAIAYGLIDPSVS
- a CDS encoding DUF3828 domain-containing protein gives rise to the protein MLPLLATSLIAMTVPAADGPCPQSVIDQLNGLYRWQVQQMDQRMDQVKSLSTQRQRFSPSLFELLMEARQLRPSRDGRYLDFDVFSNTQVSTFGATVIGCSAEIGNSIKAAVDVQAGLRGRSGEPPRKLLYELNKDSTGSWRISDITYLNEQVFQLKPFLQKLIKSMP
- a CDS encoding gamma-glutamyltransferase — translated: MRSPAPLLWRDATARLNAIGIPGTVALLWVAHQQYGRLPWASTLHPAIQLAKDGFMPSPRLLRSISLAQRIGAGHSKTFQALYLPGGKPPPADQIFRNPALARTLEALARNGGPDFYQGALARQILREMAALQAREPEFRGWSATDLASYAVLHRQPLCSEQLAHRVCTMPPPSSGGVGLLQTLALLNQSTDLTLSRAADPNTWLQLAKAQAWADADRLYWVHDPINAAVPAAALLNPSYIRGRSQSMQAIPTAQPTPGLPAGIDHYPYGRPAQGHEQGTTQVTIVDGFGNIASYTSSVETVFGSRHLVAGMVMNNQLTDFAFEPTVGDQPIANRRLPGRRPMSSMAPSLVFRDGKPVLALGSPGGRSIPHLLSRVLLASLIWNEPPQRAVGLPHLSSRGQRLVLEQDPPIPWPLSLDQLQITHQPVRL
- a CDS encoding DUF1254 domain-containing protein, translated to MSPLAWPSDYLSANGNGLNIPSLLDDFKASSGLLDVNADENSIFRSTLEALIWSYPLNQTFRLYNLNTRTQAPANSLFKPSFAASWLNESSSPAPNASVLYMPAWIDLRKVDEADHGEQVLQLPKNPDDAYYILAVLDAYINTVGSLGPRTIPKGGSEFPQQILLVGPDSTYYGKSIQEVTIQGTKLPVLQVDTSLAWITARIDTNTLDADAMTATRAFINGTKDDLGSGFQLTSLKDFKETGVVPYSKPISQSSPNQAASRTWGEIPTHAVKFFKQVSEALALNPVPAELETNVTPPPYQIWIGNQNSLQNSDTPYQPPSALTPKDRADLNARFATIGLNLETGFSLPVNWTAQEKVVFQEAYRYGLDLLSEATTALVEGNMDINNGWNISNENIGVYPNTWSSWLVRAGVAVQGGAANIPNDAVYPTTEIDNEGHPLTSTYDYQIVLPAIADQAPPETETYAPAQGFWAFTIYQPNPGNAYQPFLIENAIQNTAYSPINATATLTADGRLRTAKPGNWNRGTAVGTALLTGSANGVNGLDADTIYYVNKAQEVGNELLLSLASDYQPSYASNGIPIGGAGSPTPGSELSLNGAPGSRLSFGWINPVAQLGSSQLAGETNASTTLAIESDGSIALSLSSFKPQSNVRNWLPIPSVTGSGSSNPANANEFQVMVRYYLPKTDTPSVLAPNNRRRGSPDLYVPPMIQRLGLNRLDTWDLLSEHGEALVKAKEPTFGSTHPFDIPSAFNGDVVGALIDLSILPQALNGQTATVNYSYSRDCAYDNRLFFYVIDDLTGSIDGVAPDDSSYLVKAWENRVHPETPIATSIGSTQKGAIELTTGQLYAPIVHNGEGLIFTAFDNANPGGYRHFDLLSGSSFAFEDQLIGGRTHDRNDGLFTIHSIDL